A stretch of the Filimonas lacunae genome encodes the following:
- a CDS encoding RNA polymerase sigma factor, which produces MMQAINDTHLLEDFKRGNVQAFEQVFTCYYSTLKTAAFLLLDDEQDAEDIVQQLFEDIWTKELYKNIDISVKAYLHTAVRNKCLNFLEKRKVYERQKNNYAENLPVEGVVDSTGDAGLPDHMHNALKELPPQRQAAFKLVYMEERSYKDAAGEMGISVNSLKTHLKMGLRFLRNALEKAY; this is translated from the coding sequence ATGATGCAGGCTATAAATGACACGCACTTGCTGGAGGACTTTAAGAGGGGAAATGTTCAGGCGTTTGAGCAGGTGTTCACCTGTTATTATAGCACATTGAAAACAGCGGCTTTTTTATTACTGGATGATGAACAGGACGCTGAGGATATTGTACAACAGCTTTTTGAGGATATCTGGACTAAAGAGCTGTATAAGAACATTGACATTTCGGTAAAAGCCTACCTGCACACTGCTGTGCGCAATAAGTGCCTTAACTTCCTGGAAAAAAGGAAGGTATATGAAAGGCAAAAGAACAACTACGCAGAAAACCTGCCTGTAGAGGGCGTTGTTGACAGCACCGGCGATGCCGGCTTACCCGATCATATGCACAACGCGTTAAAAGAACTGCCACCACAACGCCAGGCAGCCTTTAAACTGGTGTACATGGAAGAAAGAAGCTATAAAGATGCTGCCGGCGAAATGGGCATCTCCGTAAACTCATTAAAAACCCACCTTAAAATGGGCCTGCGCTTTTTACGCAACGCACTGGAAAAAGCTTATTAA
- a CDS encoding FecR family protein produces the protein MEDSKAYISRLLTEKLTGIIDADDAAIIDKLIETEPDVRAQWEQMQAKISAAVEAKHFNLDNAAEAWLRLQPVTVRKKRYYRIIAMAAAACLAGLAVLGYVFSHPAEKTSRNDFFARAKQWPDDSIVMQTEQGDIVNLTTAQNQEVMVGEARLSLTDSSMLVHSTKADVSGWQTLLVPDMLTYKVTLVDGSVIKLNSGTRIQFPLEFAVGKREVYIEGEAFFDIAHDAQSPFIVHTAKSDIQVLGTSFNINTYEPGQARTSLVSGSVRATSAKGNTVLQPGQEVVFTDSSFTTYSFDVAATLSWLEGAYYFHEVPLQNLSGILSRWFKTRVQFDKPELENKMFSGALLKNQPLQVFLENLELSDNIHSTLKDGVVHFQ, from the coding sequence ATGGAAGACAGTAAGGCGTATATCAGCAGGTTGCTAACTGAAAAATTAACCGGGATTATTGATGCTGATGACGCAGCCATTATAGACAAGCTTATTGAAACGGAACCAGATGTTCGTGCGCAGTGGGAGCAGATGCAGGCAAAAATTTCAGCTGCCGTGGAAGCCAAACATTTTAACCTGGATAATGCTGCCGAAGCCTGGCTGCGATTACAGCCGGTAACCGTTCGCAAAAAGCGGTATTACCGCATTATAGCTATGGCAGCAGCTGCCTGCCTGGCTGGATTGGCGGTGCTGGGATATGTATTTTCTCATCCTGCCGAAAAAACTTCCCGGAACGACTTTTTTGCCCGTGCCAAACAATGGCCCGACGATAGCATTGTAATGCAAACTGAACAGGGAGATATTGTTAACCTTACTACCGCTCAAAACCAGGAAGTGATGGTGGGAGAAGCCAGGTTATCGCTTACCGACAGCAGCATGCTGGTGCATAGCACCAAGGCTGACGTATCAGGATGGCAAACATTGCTGGTGCCGGATATGCTTACCTATAAAGTAACGCTGGTAGACGGTTCGGTGATAAAACTGAATTCGGGCACCCGCATTCAATTTCCGTTGGAATTTGCCGTTGGCAAGCGCGAAGTATATATCGAAGGAGAAGCTTTTTTTGATATAGCCCATGATGCGCAATCTCCTTTTATTGTGCACACTGCAAAATCAGATATACAGGTGCTGGGTACCAGCTTTAACATAAACACGTATGAGCCGGGGCAAGCCAGAACATCATTGGTAAGTGGTTCGGTACGTGCCACCAGCGCTAAAGGAAACACGGTGTTGCAACCAGGTCAGGAAGTGGTGTTTACTGATAGCAGCTTCACCACATATAGTTTTGATGTAGCAGCAACTTTGTCATGGTTGGAGGGCGCTTATTATTTTCATGAGGTGCCTTTGCAAAACTTATCGGGTATACTGTCGAGGTGGTTTAAAACACGCGTGCAGTTTGATAAGCCAGAATTGGAAAATAAAATGTTCAGCGGCGCGCTGTTAAAAAATCAGCCTTTACAGGTGTTCCTCGAAAACCTGGAGCTTAGTGATAATATTCATTCTACTTTAAAAGACGGCGTAGTTCACTTTCAATAA
- a CDS encoding endonuclease/exonuclease/phosphatase family protein codes for MKKLLVAAALWLAVANGFAQNLHIASYNLRYDNAGDAKENPWTKRYPHIAALVTQANLDVFGTQEGLFHQLSDLLRVLPDYEYSGLGRNGGREGEHSAIWYKRDKFTLLQSGNFWLSATPEVVSKGWDAKLERVCSWAELADKQTGFTFYFFNTHFDHKGAEARKKSIDLVFLQIARIAGNSPVILSGDLNMHPKDVAYTGFAQYTGFKNAHDIAADLQDGNTGTFNGFDTARHRTDRIDHIFVSDAFAVESYRLGKDRYDGSKFPSDHFPVLVNLQLKKVDENAKLYPSFPEDFDSAPEKLKYDRAGITMKTGDWILDNCVIQNTANDVPSSGACAARFLGNNTSSAYLQMDFDLAEGASKVTIAYSSYAAKADPACVWALEYSTDKGKSWQQTGNAIVAENKRSKEVAMFPVSIQGPVRFRINKLGLGSDKVDANIKNGRLSVDDFAVFKY; via the coding sequence ATGAAAAAGTTATTGGTAGCAGCAGCCTTATGGCTGGCTGTAGCAAATGGTTTTGCCCAAAACCTGCATATTGCTTCTTATAATCTCCGTTATGATAATGCAGGCGATGCCAAAGAAAATCCCTGGACCAAACGTTACCCGCATATTGCTGCGCTGGTAACACAAGCCAACCTGGATGTGTTTGGTACGCAGGAAGGATTGTTTCACCAGTTGTCCGATCTGTTGCGCGTGCTGCCCGATTATGAGTACAGTGGTCTGGGGCGTAATGGCGGCAGGGAGGGAGAACATTCTGCCATCTGGTATAAGCGGGATAAATTCACCTTACTGCAATCGGGCAATTTCTGGTTATCAGCCACGCCCGAAGTGGTAAGCAAGGGCTGGGATGCCAAGCTGGAGCGTGTTTGCAGCTGGGCCGAGCTGGCTGATAAACAAACGGGTTTTACCTTTTACTTCTTTAACACACATTTTGACCATAAAGGGGCAGAGGCGCGTAAAAAAAGCATCGACCTGGTTTTTCTGCAAATAGCCAGGATAGCAGGGAATTCACCGGTGATTCTTTCCGGCGATTTAAACATGCATCCGAAAGATGTAGCTTATACCGGTTTTGCCCAGTATACCGGTTTTAAAAATGCGCATGACATTGCTGCCGACCTACAGGATGGGAACACAGGTACTTTTAATGGTTTTGATACTGCACGCCATAGAACAGACCGCATTGATCACATTTTTGTTTCCGATGCCTTTGCTGTAGAAAGCTATCGTTTAGGAAAAGACAGGTACGACGGCAGTAAGTTTCCGTCTGATCATTTTCCGGTGCTGGTAAATCTGCAACTGAAAAAGGTAGATGAGAATGCGAAGCTGTATCCTTCTTTCCCGGAAGATTTTGACAGTGCACCTGAAAAACTAAAATACGACCGTGCCGGCATTACCATGAAAACAGGCGATTGGATATTGGACAACTGTGTAATACAAAACACGGCTAATGATGTACCCAGCAGTGGTGCTTGTGCCGCCCGTTTTTTAGGTAATAACACCTCCTCAGCCTACCTGCAAATGGATTTTGATTTAGCAGAGGGAGCCTCCAAAGTTACTATCGCGTATAGCTCTTATGCGGCCAAGGCCGATCCTGCCTGTGTTTGGGCGCTGGAATATTCCACCGACAAAGGCAAAAGCTGGCAGCAAACCGGTAATGCTATTGTAGCAGAAAACAAGCGCAGCAAGGAAGTGGCCATGTTTCCCGTAAGCATACAGGGGCCGGTAAGATTTCGCATTAACAAACTGGGCCTGGGATCGGACAAGGTGGATGCCAACATTAAGAACGGCCGTTTAAGTGTAGATGATTTTGCCGTGTTTAAATATTAA
- a CDS encoding GDSL-type esterase/lipase family protein, translating to MKIINSIIILLLAIANGHAQNINWDSTYRPPSYDLRLAQFRMFPNSKNDIIFLGNSITAGVEWQELLGNPNVRNRGISGDITFGVLNRLDEVTEGQPAKVFILIGINDVARGIPDSVTSANHKRMVQYIKAHSPATKIYLQTLLPVNKDFAKHAAHYNKDEKILRINENLRKLAKEEQVELIDLYPKFLNNSDKLVDKYTYDGLHLTAEGYKRWAAVLKEYNAL from the coding sequence ATGAAAATTATAAACAGTATCATTATTCTGCTGTTGGCCATTGCGAATGGTCATGCACAAAATATCAACTGGGACAGTACTTACAGGCCACCCAGTTACGATCTTCGCCTGGCACAGTTCAGAATGTTTCCCAACTCTAAAAATGATATTATCTTTTTAGGCAACAGTATCACCGCGGGTGTAGAGTGGCAGGAACTGCTGGGAAACCCTAATGTACGCAACAGGGGCATTTCGGGAGATATTACGTTTGGAGTATTAAACAGGCTGGATGAGGTAACAGAAGGGCAGCCTGCTAAAGTGTTTATATTGATTGGGATTAACGATGTGGCCAGGGGCATACCTGATTCTGTAACCTCAGCCAATCATAAAAGAATGGTGCAGTATATTAAGGCACATTCTCCCGCTACTAAAATATACCTGCAAACATTACTGCCCGTGAACAAAGATTTTGCAAAACACGCGGCGCATTACAATAAGGATGAAAAGATATTGCGCATCAACGAAAACCTGCGCAAACTGGCTAAAGAAGAGCAAGTAGAGTTGATTGATCTGTATCCGAAATTTTTAAACAACAGCGATAAGCTGGTAGATAAATATACTTATGACGGACTGCATTTAACTGCCGAAGGCTACAAGCGTTGGGCAGCGGTGTTGAAGGAGTATAACGCTTTATAA
- a CDS encoding DUF4274 domain-containing protein, with the protein MKKQITEEQLDAMISERVVAFAEKGNPRLWHQMAMEWNWDSDSPFLHWLIDNPATDKGTVLMIYWRFGPRYWCQYTNKEDALGHTSLVKGYETVNYIEAKYLSGFYPNACFAFDPNVEDESGTIWAKEYLDIPAVRELPAEMYRKIEGEQVEEPMGFEEGMPPELTAQLDELLELYDTDGDDEEADD; encoded by the coding sequence ATGAAAAAACAAATTACCGAAGAACAGCTGGATGCTATGATCAGTGAAAGAGTAGTGGCTTTTGCTGAAAAGGGTAACCCTCGCCTGTGGCACCAGATGGCTATGGAATGGAACTGGGATAGTGATAGTCCTTTCCTGCACTGGCTTATTGATAACCCTGCTACAGACAAAGGAACCGTGTTAATGATATACTGGCGGTTTGGGCCACGTTACTGGTGTCAGTATACAAACAAAGAAGATGCTTTGGGCCACACTTCGCTGGTAAAGGGATATGAAACGGTAAACTATATAGAAGCGAAGTATCTGAGCGGTTTTTATCCCAATGCCTGCTTTGCTTTCGATCCGAATGTAGAAGATGAAAGCGGGACCATATGGGCGAAGGAATACCTGGATATACCGGCCGTGCGCGAACTGCCTGCCGAAATGTACCGAAAAATAGAAGGGGAGCAGGTAGAAGAACCGATGGGTTTTGAAGAAGGTATGCCCCCCGAATTAACTGCCCAGTTGGACGAATTGTTGGAGTTGTATGATACTGACGGAGATGACGAAGAAGCGGATGATTAA
- a CDS encoding threonine aldolase family protein, translating to MISFKNDYSEGAHPAILQALVDTNNKQQAGYGEDEYSLQAAQLIQQKMNNPRAAVHLVSGGTQANLVFISSVLRPYESVIAATSGHINVHETGAIEATGHKVETVECMDGKVTPADVASIVDVNDPIHMTLPRMVYISNSTELGTHYLKQELVALWNYCKSKNLYLYMDGARLASGLQAGDITFEDLALYTDAFYIGGTKNGALIGEAIVINNPALQENFAFHLKMRGALLAKGRLLGIQFIELFKEDRYMAIGAHMNNMAAILTAGIQQAGFSFFTTSTTNQIFPILPDTVIDTLREKYAFYTWKKLGNGSSAVRLVTSWATTEEMVQLFLNDLPVMTRS from the coding sequence ATGATCAGTTTTAAAAACGACTATAGCGAAGGGGCGCATCCGGCTATTTTGCAGGCGCTGGTTGATACGAATAACAAGCAACAGGCTGGTTATGGAGAAGATGAATATTCTTTGCAGGCAGCACAACTTATTCAGCAGAAAATGAATAACCCCAGGGCTGCGGTTCACCTGGTATCGGGTGGTACACAAGCTAACCTGGTGTTCATTTCGTCCGTTTTACGGCCTTATGAATCTGTTATAGCGGCAACCTCAGGGCACATTAATGTGCATGAAACAGGAGCTATTGAAGCCACAGGGCATAAAGTGGAAACAGTGGAGTGTATGGATGGGAAGGTGACACCTGCGGATGTGGCTTCTATTGTTGATGTGAATGACCCTATACACATGACTCTGCCGCGCATGGTATATATTTCTAACTCTACTGAGCTGGGTACACATTATCTTAAACAAGAGTTAGTGGCGCTTTGGAATTACTGTAAAAGCAAGAATCTGTATTTGTATATGGATGGCGCGCGTTTGGCTTCCGGATTACAGGCGGGTGATATCACTTTTGAAGATCTTGCCTTATATACAGACGCTTTTTATATTGGTGGTACCAAGAACGGAGCTTTGATTGGAGAAGCGATTGTGATTAATAATCCAGCCTTACAGGAGAATTTTGCTTTTCATTTAAAAATGCGAGGTGCGTTATTGGCAAAGGGCCGCTTGTTAGGAATACAGTTTATTGAACTTTTTAAAGAGGATAGGTACATGGCCATTGGGGCGCACATGAATAACATGGCTGCAATATTAACAGCAGGTATTCAACAGGCAGGCTTTTCTTTTTTCACTACCTCCACAACCAACCAGATTTTTCCCATACTACCTGATACAGTCATTGATACGTTGCGGGAAAAGTATGCATTCTATACCTGGAAGAAGCTGGGTAATGGCAGCTCTGCTGTTCGTTTGGTAACCAGCTGGGCCACTACAGAAGAAATGGTACAACTGTTTCTGAACGACTTGCCAGTAATGACACGTTCCTGA
- a CDS encoding MerR family DNA-binding protein: protein MKLIHQLSKETGIPIGTIRFYEKSGLINGEKKAEITTNNYLYYGEDVTDKLRFIQMAKAVGFTLNEIKEVIDVWYLKKISKKAQIDVLEKKLLQIDEKIQELKAMKQQIAICMKNIQNR, encoded by the coding sequence ATGAAACTTATTCATCAACTTTCCAAAGAAACAGGCATTCCGATAGGCACTATACGCTTTTATGAAAAATCCGGTCTTATCAACGGGGAGAAAAAGGCAGAGATCACCACCAATAATTACTTGTATTATGGCGAGGATGTAACAGACAAACTACGGTTTATACAAATGGCTAAAGCTGTAGGGTTTACGTTGAACGAAATTAAAGAGGTGATTGATGTATGGTACTTGAAAAAGATAAGCAAGAAAGCCCAGATAGATGTGTTAGAAAAAAAGCTGCTACAGATTGATGAGAAAATACAGGAGCTGAAAGCCATGAAGCAGCAAATTGCCATTTGCATGAAAAACATCCAAAATCGTTAA
- a CDS encoding alpha/beta fold hydrolase, which yields MKASDIYSDQELIKQLPGFSNNYIETNGTRLHYVEGGEGAPLVLIPGWPETWWAYHKVMPVLSAKYRVIVVDVRGMGSSEKPLDGYDKKNMAKDIYGLVQQLNLGKIGICGHDIGAHVSFSFAATYPQATEKLIMLDTPHPDESMYQLPMLPIPGLDYTYPWWLAFNQVKALPESLLAGRMHLVMDWIFKALLKNPDSMNEFDKAVYCQAYDSPDGIRASNAWYQAFTQDIQDSKSYAAMNIPVLGIACSGSYGMLQSGLAKWAKEVNMNKIEDSGHFMLAEQPGKVAEWMMQFLG from the coding sequence ATGAAAGCCAGTGACATATATTCAGATCAGGAATTGATAAAACAGCTTCCCGGGTTTAGTAACAATTATATAGAAACGAATGGAACCAGGTTGCATTACGTAGAAGGTGGGGAGGGCGCCCCTTTGGTATTAATTCCCGGATGGCCGGAAACCTGGTGGGCGTATCATAAAGTAATGCCTGTTCTGTCAGCAAAATATAGAGTAATAGTGGTGGATGTGAGGGGCATGGGAAGTTCTGAAAAGCCTTTGGATGGTTACGATAAGAAGAATATGGCAAAGGATATTTATGGATTGGTGCAACAATTGAACCTTGGTAAAATAGGCATTTGCGGGCATGATATCGGCGCTCATGTATCGTTTAGCTTTGCTGCTACTTATCCCCAGGCAACAGAGAAATTAATCATGCTGGATACACCGCATCCCGATGAAAGTATGTACCAGTTGCCCATGTTACCTATACCGGGTTTGGATTATACCTATCCCTGGTGGCTTGCTTTTAACCAGGTAAAAGCACTGCCGGAATCTCTTTTAGCCGGAAGGATGCACCTGGTGATGGATTGGATATTTAAAGCATTGCTAAAGAACCCGGATAGCATGAATGAGTTTGATAAAGCTGTTTATTGTCAGGCTTATGACAGCCCCGATGGGATAAGAGCTTCTAATGCCTGGTACCAGGCGTTTACACAGGATATACAGGATAGTAAAAGCTATGCAGCTATGAATATCCCCGTACTGGGAATAGCATGTAGTGGTAGCTATGGTATGTTACAAAGCGGGCTGGCTAAATGGGCCAAAGAGGTAAATATGAATAAAATAGAGGATAGCGGGCATTTTATGCTTGCCGAACAACCAGGGAAGGTGGCAGAATGGATGATGCAGTTTTTAGGATAA
- a CDS encoding DUF6454 family protein: MSENQFDRRSFLRKSLIPAGTLCLSSVLPAQVLAQSKAAAPQATSSPLSQRLQSITRATAWQPAGQVKVQFKTFHPQGMVKIGDDFWVSSVEVQRPAAGETFDWRKGKGHLFRMDASGHLLADIPIGEGTMYHPSGIDFDGSHIWIAAAEYRPDSQSIIYRFDVASMQLQEVFRWQDHIGGILRNPHTNALHAISWGSRRFYQWQLDAKGIPELPAPPHRNAAIVNPSHYIDYQDNQYLGGNEILFTGLAAFKKQDSTPVIIGGFDIVNATTHLPVHQVPLNIWSPATGAVISQNPSFFELAEEKVRAYFMPDDNDSTIYIFEA, encoded by the coding sequence ATGAGTGAGAACCAATTTGACAGAAGGAGTTTTCTCAGAAAATCCCTGATTCCCGCAGGAACGCTTTGTCTTTCTTCCGTACTGCCTGCTCAGGTATTGGCACAATCCAAAGCAGCAGCTCCGCAAGCAACATCCTCACCACTGAGCCAACGGTTGCAATCCATCACCCGCGCCACCGCATGGCAGCCTGCTGGTCAGGTAAAAGTTCAGTTTAAAACCTTTCATCCGCAGGGCATGGTAAAGATTGGGGATGATTTCTGGGTGTCATCAGTGGAGGTGCAACGGCCTGCCGCCGGTGAAACTTTCGACTGGCGAAAGGGGAAAGGCCATCTCTTTCGTATGGATGCCAGTGGGCATCTGCTGGCTGATATTCCCATTGGAGAAGGTACTATGTATCATCCCAGCGGCATCGATTTTGACGGCAGCCATATCTGGATTGCCGCGGCAGAATATCGCCCCGACAGTCAGTCTATCATCTATCGCTTTGATGTGGCATCTATGCAATTGCAGGAGGTGTTCCGTTGGCAGGATCATATTGGTGGTATTCTGCGTAATCCGCATACGAATGCGCTGCACGCTATCAGTTGGGGATCGCGCCGCTTTTACCAATGGCAGCTGGATGCGAAGGGTATTCCGGAGCTTCCTGCCCCGCCGCATCGCAATGCAGCAATTGTCAACCCTTCTCATTATATCGATTACCAGGACAATCAATACCTGGGTGGGAATGAAATATTATTTACAGGATTAGCTGCATTTAAAAAACAGGATAGTACACCGGTTATCATTGGTGGATTTGACATTGTAAATGCTACTACACATCTACCTGTTCACCAGGTGCCGTTGAATATATGGTCACCTGCTACTGGTGCTGTCATCAGTCAAAATCCCAGTTTCTTTGAACTGGCGGAAGAGAAGGTGCGCGCTTATTTCATGCCCGATGATAACGATTCCACCATTTATATTTTTGAAGCGTGA
- a CDS encoding EamA family transporter, with protein sequence MNKFRYAFMVLLGGAMYGTMSSFVKQSYAKGYHAAEIAFYQAFIAALLLGGYSLFTLSGTDYRKMTSKSGGFLLLAGGCIGLTNFLYYQSVSYISASLAIVILMQFTWISMLLEWLFFRKKPGAVECITVAFILAGTVLAGELTHANVFSVSWKGIVLALATSFTYALYIVANSRMGKEVKWQMKSTVIMLGSSSLIFLVNLRTIVAGNYLNQEFLLWAIFLAVAGTTIPTALFSVGIPKIGAGTSAILMTVEFPVAVLCAYVVLGEALNIVQIIGIAIMLVAITAMNYVKLRVTNRVIPFS encoded by the coding sequence ATGAACAAGTTTAGATATGCTTTTATGGTTTTGCTGGGCGGAGCCATGTATGGAACAATGTCCTCGTTTGTAAAACAATCCTATGCTAAAGGATACCATGCAGCTGAAATCGCGTTTTATCAGGCTTTTATAGCGGCACTGCTATTAGGAGGATATTCCCTCTTCACACTTTCCGGAACTGATTACAGGAAAATGACATCAAAGAGTGGCGGCTTTCTGCTATTAGCCGGCGGTTGTATTGGATTAACCAATTTCCTTTATTATCAGTCGGTCAGTTATATTTCAGCATCTTTAGCTATTGTAATCCTGATGCAGTTTACCTGGATAAGCATGCTGCTGGAGTGGTTGTTCTTTCGTAAAAAGCCGGGCGCTGTTGAATGTATTACAGTAGCGTTTATACTGGCTGGTACTGTGTTGGCAGGGGAGTTGACTCATGCAAATGTGTTTTCTGTTTCGTGGAAAGGGATTGTGCTGGCATTGGCAACCTCCTTTACGTATGCCTTGTATATCGTTGCCAATAGCAGGATGGGAAAAGAAGTGAAATGGCAAATGAAAAGCACGGTTATTATGCTAGGTTCATCGTCGCTGATTTTCCTTGTCAATCTCAGAACTATTGTTGCCGGTAATTACTTGAATCAGGAGTTTCTATTATGGGCTATCTTTCTGGCAGTCGCCGGCACTACTATTCCTACAGCGCTTTTCTCTGTGGGAATTCCTAAAATAGGTGCAGGTACAAGCGCTATACTGATGACGGTAGAGTTTCCTGTGGCGGTTTTATGCGCTTATGTTGTACTGGGCGAGGCTTTAAATATCGTGCAGATAATAGGAATTGCGATAATGCTTGTGGCAATAACAGCAATGAACTATGTTAAACTAAGGGTGACGAATAGGGTAATTCCTTTTAGTTGA
- a CDS encoding rhodanese-like domain-containing protein produces MNFLKKLLGKAPETNIVPLIQEGALLVDVRTAGEYNAGHVKDSVNIPLDHLETELSALTHQKNIIVFCQSGGRSRMAKKLLEQYGFSNVVDGKTWKQVEAGLAQG; encoded by the coding sequence ATGAATTTCCTTAAAAAACTTCTGGGCAAAGCTCCGGAAACAAACATCGTTCCTCTGATACAAGAGGGGGCTTTATTGGTAGATGTAAGAACTGCCGGAGAGTATAATGCCGGGCATGTAAAGGATTCTGTAAATATCCCTCTGGATCACCTGGAAACTGAGCTGTCTGCACTAACCCATCAAAAAAACATTATTGTTTTTTGCCAGAGTGGAGGCCGAAGCCGGATGGCCAAAAAGCTATTGGAACAGTATGGTTTTTCCAACGTAGTGGATGGCAAAACCTGGAAGCAGGTAGAAGCGGGTTTGGCACAGGGGTAA